From Saccopteryx leptura isolate mSacLep1 chromosome 3, mSacLep1_pri_phased_curated, whole genome shotgun sequence, one genomic window encodes:
- the MAMSTR gene encoding MEF2-activating motif and SAP domain-containing transcriptional regulator isoform X4: MTLAASSQRSQIIRSKFRSVLQLRIHRRYQNPSLSGSFTTSPASDPDPWISASGPALVPTSAQPSGPAPFLSSPGVLHSDSQHCSWRSLEESPKISQHWREAKPKRNLTYDQYTPPEPRQGSRADPQAKGSAMGPPGPPLWEETNSQQPPLRMKPTLLPPSLPEVSNSSPPPHKLELQTLKLEELTVSELRQQLRLRGLPVSGTKSMLLERMRGGAPPRERQKPRREDCLAGVPWPRLRPKALIAARRQGSSKPSPTSDPPPLPRDAGTLLAAPAPSLAPASALTPSSAPISAALTLEEELQEAIRRAQLLPNRGIDDILEDQLEPDDLLPPIPLDFPGSFDVLSPSPDSEGLSSVFSSSLPSPTNSPSPSPRGPTDSLDWLEALSGGPPLGCGPPAPSIFSADLSDSSGSRLWDLLEDPW, encoded by the exons ATGACTCTGGCGGCTTCCTCCCAGCGCTCCCAAATCATTCGCTCCAAGTTCCGATCTG TCCTCCAGCTTCGGATCCACAGACGGTATCAGAACCCGA GCCTTTCAGGGTCCTTTACCACCTCTCCAGCCTCAGATCCAGATCCGTGGATCTCAGCCTCAGGCCCAGCTCTGGTCCCCACCTCAGCCCAACCTTCGGGCCCTGCCCCTTTCCTCTCCAGTCCTGGGGTCCTGCACTCTGACTCACAACACTGCTCTTGGAGGTCCCTGGAG GAGTCTCCCAAGATCTCCCAACATTGGAGGGAGGCCAAACCCAAGAGGAACTTGACATACGACCAGTACACTCCCCCAGAGCCAAGACAAGGGTCTAGGGCAGACCCCCAGGCCAAAGGGTCAGCCATGGGCCCCCCTGGGCCACCTCTGTGGGAAGAGACAAACTCACAGCAGCCACCTCTAAG GATGAagcccactctccttcctccctccctcccagaagTCTCCAACTCCTCGCCTCCTCCACACAAGCTGGAACTTCAGACCCTTAAGCTGGAGGAGCTAACG GTCTCAGAGCTCCGGCAGCAGCTGCGTCTGCGGGGCCTCCCGGTGTCCGGGACCAAGTCGATGCTTCTGGAGCGCATGCGCGGAGGCGCCCCACCCCGCGAGCGGCAGAAGCCGCGGCGTGAGGATTGTCTGGCGGGTGTTCCCTGGCCACGCCTCAGGCCCAAGGCCCTCATAGCGGCCCGAAGGCAGGGCTCG TCCAAGCCAAGCCCAACATCAgacccacctcctcttcctcgtGACGCTGGAACCCTCCTGGCTGCTCCAGCTCCGTCTCTGGCGCCGGCTTCAGCGCTGACCCCTTCCTCGGCACCAATCTCAGCAGCCTTGACTCTGGAGGAGGAGCTGCAGGAAGCCATCCGAAGGGCTCAG TTGCTTCCCAACCGGGGCATCGATGACATCCTGGAGGATCAGCTGGAGCCTGATG ACCTGCTACCCCCTATCCCCCTGGACTTCCCCGGTTCCTTCGACGTGCTGTCCCCCTCCccagactctgaaggcctctcaTCTGTCTTCTCTTCCTCGCTCCCATCCCCCACAAACTCCCCGTCCCCTTCTCCCAGAGGCCCCACGGACTCCTTGGACTGGCTGGAAGCTCTGAGTGGGGGTCCTCCGCTGGGCTGTGGCCCTCCAGCCCCCAGCATCTTCTCTGCTGACTTGTCTGACTCCAGTGGCAGCCGGCTGTGG
- the MAMSTR gene encoding MEF2-activating motif and SAP domain-containing transcriptional regulator isoform X3 gives MAQSLSCSRSSFPALAMTLAASSQRSQIIRSKFRSVLQLRIHRRYQNPSLSGSFTTSPASDPDPWISASGPALVPTSAQPSGPAPFLSSPGVLHSDSQHCSWRSLEESPKISQHWREAKPKRNLTYDQYTPPEPRQGSRADPQAKGSAMGPPGPPLWEETNSQQPPLRMKPTLLPPSLPEVSNSSPPPHKLELQTLKLEELTVSELRQQLRLRGLPVSGTKSMLLERMRGGAPPRERQKPRREDCLAGVPWPRLRPKALIAARRQGSSKPSPTSDPPPLPRDAGTLLAAPAPSLAPASALTPSSAPISAALTLEEELQEAIRRAQLLPNRGIDDILEDQLEPDDLLPPIPLDFPGSFDVLSPSPDSEGLSSVFSSSLPSPTNSPSPSPRGPTDSLDWLEALSGGPPLGCGPPAPSIFSADLSDSSGSRLWDLLEDPW, from the exons ATGGCCCAaagcctctcctgt TCCAGGTCCTCATTCCCAGCCTTGGCAATGACTCTGGCGGCTTCCTCCCAGCGCTCCCAAATCATTCGCTCCAAGTTCCGATCTG TCCTCCAGCTTCGGATCCACAGACGGTATCAGAACCCGA GCCTTTCAGGGTCCTTTACCACCTCTCCAGCCTCAGATCCAGATCCGTGGATCTCAGCCTCAGGCCCAGCTCTGGTCCCCACCTCAGCCCAACCTTCGGGCCCTGCCCCTTTCCTCTCCAGTCCTGGGGTCCTGCACTCTGACTCACAACACTGCTCTTGGAGGTCCCTGGAG GAGTCTCCCAAGATCTCCCAACATTGGAGGGAGGCCAAACCCAAGAGGAACTTGACATACGACCAGTACACTCCCCCAGAGCCAAGACAAGGGTCTAGGGCAGACCCCCAGGCCAAAGGGTCAGCCATGGGCCCCCCTGGGCCACCTCTGTGGGAAGAGACAAACTCACAGCAGCCACCTCTAAG GATGAagcccactctccttcctccctccctcccagaagTCTCCAACTCCTCGCCTCCTCCACACAAGCTGGAACTTCAGACCCTTAAGCTGGAGGAGCTAACG GTCTCAGAGCTCCGGCAGCAGCTGCGTCTGCGGGGCCTCCCGGTGTCCGGGACCAAGTCGATGCTTCTGGAGCGCATGCGCGGAGGCGCCCCACCCCGCGAGCGGCAGAAGCCGCGGCGTGAGGATTGTCTGGCGGGTGTTCCCTGGCCACGCCTCAGGCCCAAGGCCCTCATAGCGGCCCGAAGGCAGGGCTCG TCCAAGCCAAGCCCAACATCAgacccacctcctcttcctcgtGACGCTGGAACCCTCCTGGCTGCTCCAGCTCCGTCTCTGGCGCCGGCTTCAGCGCTGACCCCTTCCTCGGCACCAATCTCAGCAGCCTTGACTCTGGAGGAGGAGCTGCAGGAAGCCATCCGAAGGGCTCAG TTGCTTCCCAACCGGGGCATCGATGACATCCTGGAGGATCAGCTGGAGCCTGATG ACCTGCTACCCCCTATCCCCCTGGACTTCCCCGGTTCCTTCGACGTGCTGTCCCCCTCCccagactctgaaggcctctcaTCTGTCTTCTCTTCCTCGCTCCCATCCCCCACAAACTCCCCGTCCCCTTCTCCCAGAGGCCCCACGGACTCCTTGGACTGGCTGGAAGCTCTGAGTGGGGGTCCTCCGCTGGGCTGTGGCCCTCCAGCCCCCAGCATCTTCTCTGCTGACTTGTCTGACTCCAGTGGCAGCCGGCTGTGG
- the MAMSTR gene encoding MEF2-activating motif and SAP domain-containing transcriptional regulator isoform X2, translating to MAQSLSCVSPSDSFPAAFMCRGNLLTSVLTLPPVAVLPSPQSRSSFPALAMTLAASSQRSQIIRSKFRSVLQLRIHRRYQNPTSDPDPWISASGPALVPTSAQPSGPAPFLSSPGVLHSDSQHCSWRSLEESPKISQHWREAKPKRNLTYDQYTPPEPRQGSRADPQAKGSAMGPPGPPLWEETNSQQPPLRMKPTLLPPSLPEVSNSSPPPHKLELQTLKLEELTVSELRQQLRLRGLPVSGTKSMLLERMRGGAPPRERQKPRREDCLAGVPWPRLRPKALIAARRQGSSKPSPTSDPPPLPRDAGTLLAAPAPSLAPASALTPSSAPISAALTLEEELQEAIRRAQLLPNRGIDDILEDQLEPDDLLPPIPLDFPGSFDVLSPSPDSEGLSSVFSSSLPSPTNSPSPSPRGPTDSLDWLEALSGGPPLGCGPPAPSIFSADLSDSSGSRLWDLLEDPW from the exons ATGGCCCAaagcctctcctgtgtgagtcCTTCGGACTCTTTTCCTGCTGCGTTCATGTGCAGGGGCAACCTTTTGACCTCTGTTCTGACCCTGCCTCCTGTGGCAGTCCTGCCTTCCCCTCAGTCCAGGTCCTCATTCCCAGCCTTGGCAATGACTCTGGCGGCTTCCTCCCAGCGCTCCCAAATCATTCGCTCCAAGTTCCGATCTG TCCTCCAGCTTCGGATCCACAGACGGTATCAGAACCCGA CCTCAGATCCAGATCCGTGGATCTCAGCCTCAGGCCCAGCTCTGGTCCCCACCTCAGCCCAACCTTCGGGCCCTGCCCCTTTCCTCTCCAGTCCTGGGGTCCTGCACTCTGACTCACAACACTGCTCTTGGAGGTCCCTGGAG GAGTCTCCCAAGATCTCCCAACATTGGAGGGAGGCCAAACCCAAGAGGAACTTGACATACGACCAGTACACTCCCCCAGAGCCAAGACAAGGGTCTAGGGCAGACCCCCAGGCCAAAGGGTCAGCCATGGGCCCCCCTGGGCCACCTCTGTGGGAAGAGACAAACTCACAGCAGCCACCTCTAAG GATGAagcccactctccttcctccctccctcccagaagTCTCCAACTCCTCGCCTCCTCCACACAAGCTGGAACTTCAGACCCTTAAGCTGGAGGAGCTAACG GTCTCAGAGCTCCGGCAGCAGCTGCGTCTGCGGGGCCTCCCGGTGTCCGGGACCAAGTCGATGCTTCTGGAGCGCATGCGCGGAGGCGCCCCACCCCGCGAGCGGCAGAAGCCGCGGCGTGAGGATTGTCTGGCGGGTGTTCCCTGGCCACGCCTCAGGCCCAAGGCCCTCATAGCGGCCCGAAGGCAGGGCTCG TCCAAGCCAAGCCCAACATCAgacccacctcctcttcctcgtGACGCTGGAACCCTCCTGGCTGCTCCAGCTCCGTCTCTGGCGCCGGCTTCAGCGCTGACCCCTTCCTCGGCACCAATCTCAGCAGCCTTGACTCTGGAGGAGGAGCTGCAGGAAGCCATCCGAAGGGCTCAG TTGCTTCCCAACCGGGGCATCGATGACATCCTGGAGGATCAGCTGGAGCCTGATG ACCTGCTACCCCCTATCCCCCTGGACTTCCCCGGTTCCTTCGACGTGCTGTCCCCCTCCccagactctgaaggcctctcaTCTGTCTTCTCTTCCTCGCTCCCATCCCCCACAAACTCCCCGTCCCCTTCTCCCAGAGGCCCCACGGACTCCTTGGACTGGCTGGAAGCTCTGAGTGGGGGTCCTCCGCTGGGCTGTGGCCCTCCAGCCCCCAGCATCTTCTCTGCTGACTTGTCTGACTCCAGTGGCAGCCGGCTGTGG
- the MAMSTR gene encoding MEF2-activating motif and SAP domain-containing transcriptional regulator isoform X1 — protein sequence MAQSLSCVSPSDSFPAAFMCRGNLLTSVLTLPPVAVLPSPQSRSSFPALAMTLAASSQRSQIIRSKFRSVLQLRIHRRYQNPSLSGSFTTSPASDPDPWISASGPALVPTSAQPSGPAPFLSSPGVLHSDSQHCSWRSLEESPKISQHWREAKPKRNLTYDQYTPPEPRQGSRADPQAKGSAMGPPGPPLWEETNSQQPPLRMKPTLLPPSLPEVSNSSPPPHKLELQTLKLEELTVSELRQQLRLRGLPVSGTKSMLLERMRGGAPPRERQKPRREDCLAGVPWPRLRPKALIAARRQGSSKPSPTSDPPPLPRDAGTLLAAPAPSLAPASALTPSSAPISAALTLEEELQEAIRRAQLLPNRGIDDILEDQLEPDDLLPPIPLDFPGSFDVLSPSPDSEGLSSVFSSSLPSPTNSPSPSPRGPTDSLDWLEALSGGPPLGCGPPAPSIFSADLSDSSGSRLWDLLEDPW from the exons ATGGCCCAaagcctctcctgtgtgagtcCTTCGGACTCTTTTCCTGCTGCGTTCATGTGCAGGGGCAACCTTTTGACCTCTGTTCTGACCCTGCCTCCTGTGGCAGTCCTGCCTTCCCCTCAGTCCAGGTCCTCATTCCCAGCCTTGGCAATGACTCTGGCGGCTTCCTCCCAGCGCTCCCAAATCATTCGCTCCAAGTTCCGATCTG TCCTCCAGCTTCGGATCCACAGACGGTATCAGAACCCGA GCCTTTCAGGGTCCTTTACCACCTCTCCAGCCTCAGATCCAGATCCGTGGATCTCAGCCTCAGGCCCAGCTCTGGTCCCCACCTCAGCCCAACCTTCGGGCCCTGCCCCTTTCCTCTCCAGTCCTGGGGTCCTGCACTCTGACTCACAACACTGCTCTTGGAGGTCCCTGGAG GAGTCTCCCAAGATCTCCCAACATTGGAGGGAGGCCAAACCCAAGAGGAACTTGACATACGACCAGTACACTCCCCCAGAGCCAAGACAAGGGTCTAGGGCAGACCCCCAGGCCAAAGGGTCAGCCATGGGCCCCCCTGGGCCACCTCTGTGGGAAGAGACAAACTCACAGCAGCCACCTCTAAG GATGAagcccactctccttcctccctccctcccagaagTCTCCAACTCCTCGCCTCCTCCACACAAGCTGGAACTTCAGACCCTTAAGCTGGAGGAGCTAACG GTCTCAGAGCTCCGGCAGCAGCTGCGTCTGCGGGGCCTCCCGGTGTCCGGGACCAAGTCGATGCTTCTGGAGCGCATGCGCGGAGGCGCCCCACCCCGCGAGCGGCAGAAGCCGCGGCGTGAGGATTGTCTGGCGGGTGTTCCCTGGCCACGCCTCAGGCCCAAGGCCCTCATAGCGGCCCGAAGGCAGGGCTCG TCCAAGCCAAGCCCAACATCAgacccacctcctcttcctcgtGACGCTGGAACCCTCCTGGCTGCTCCAGCTCCGTCTCTGGCGCCGGCTTCAGCGCTGACCCCTTCCTCGGCACCAATCTCAGCAGCCTTGACTCTGGAGGAGGAGCTGCAGGAAGCCATCCGAAGGGCTCAG TTGCTTCCCAACCGGGGCATCGATGACATCCTGGAGGATCAGCTGGAGCCTGATG ACCTGCTACCCCCTATCCCCCTGGACTTCCCCGGTTCCTTCGACGTGCTGTCCCCCTCCccagactctgaaggcctctcaTCTGTCTTCTCTTCCTCGCTCCCATCCCCCACAAACTCCCCGTCCCCTTCTCCCAGAGGCCCCACGGACTCCTTGGACTGGCTGGAAGCTCTGAGTGGGGGTCCTCCGCTGGGCTGTGGCCCTCCAGCCCCCAGCATCTTCTCTGCTGACTTGTCTGACTCCAGTGGCAGCCGGCTGTGG